The Bernardetia sp. genome has a segment encoding these proteins:
- a CDS encoding Lrp/AsnC ligand binding domain-containing protein: MSKNSQIDSCDLRILSELTDDAKMPYTEVADRVFVSGGTVHVRMKKMQDLGIVRGASLTIDYAKLGYDVTAFLGIYLERSSMYDEAVEQLCQIPEILSLHYTTGSYSIFAKIICKDTKHLREVLHDKIQKVPGIVRTETFISLEERVERAPLLKQLAEESKKSEEAG, encoded by the coding sequence ATGAGTAAAAATTCTCAAATTGACAGTTGCGACCTTCGCATATTGTCTGAACTGACAGACGACGCCAAAATGCCTTATACAGAGGTTGCAGATAGAGTATTTGTTTCGGGTGGAACAGTACACGTCAGAATGAAAAAAATGCAGGACTTGGGCATTGTCAGAGGAGCATCTCTTACTATAGATTATGCAAAATTAGGCTATGACGTAACTGCTTTCTTAGGAATCTATTTAGAACGCAGTTCTATGTACGATGAAGCTGTAGAACAATTATGCCAAATTCCAGAGATTTTGAGCTTACATTATACGACAGGGTCATATAGTATTTTTGCCAAAATTATCTGTAAAGACACCAAACACTTGAGAGAAGTTTTGCACGACAAAATTCAGAAAGTCCCAGGTATTGTTCGAACAGAAACTTTTATTTCATTGGAAGAACGAGTAGAACGTGCGCCACTTTTGAAACAGCTTGCTGAAGAAAGCAAAAAAAGTGAAGAAGCAGGGTAA
- a CDS encoding oxygenase MpaB family protein — MQTLTQIDWDNYRLQGDKVADEILQKTQEQDAWKDLRKVITIQWGDNQMLPEDLPDFIQNYFTDNAVLPDGADLEKIAKGQEFFQKNAEDCLSLLGTMSLPYCYAAADGAQVLYFSERMRNDAHTRLLETARFVFEVNQRDSLQPNGLAFTTILKVRLLHATIRFHLKNHKNWDMKWGLPINQEDLMGTNIAFSSIVLRGLRKLGKKYTNEDAENYLHLWYVVGQLLGIEKKILPQTMKEAVFLSQNTEMRHFKSSHVGNVLTQTLLSHFDDILPPLVPRSYIHSYMRFLLGDRTCDLLGVPAANWTKYMVETLPIIQTMKTSFGKSPHPIRSYWEARNMIAGQAKEM; from the coding sequence ATGCAAACGCTGACACAAATAGACTGGGACAATTATAGACTACAAGGCGATAAAGTAGCTGATGAAATACTACAAAAAACACAAGAACAAGATGCTTGGAAAGATTTAAGAAAAGTAATTACAATTCAGTGGGGAGATAACCAAATGCTGCCAGAAGATTTACCTGATTTTATACAAAATTATTTTACAGATAATGCAGTTTTGCCAGATGGTGCTGATTTAGAAAAGATAGCAAAAGGACAAGAATTTTTTCAAAAAAATGCAGAAGATTGTTTGAGCCTTTTAGGAACGATGTCGTTACCCTATTGTTATGCTGCTGCTGATGGAGCGCAGGTATTGTATTTTTCTGAACGTATGCGAAACGATGCACACACACGCCTTTTAGAAACGGCTCGCTTTGTTTTTGAAGTCAATCAGAGAGATAGTTTACAACCCAATGGACTTGCCTTTACCACAATTTTGAAAGTCAGATTATTGCACGCCACAATTCGTTTTCATCTCAAAAATCATAAAAACTGGGATATGAAGTGGGGTTTGCCTATCAATCAAGAAGATTTGATGGGAACAAATATTGCTTTTTCATCTATCGTTCTGCGTGGGCTTCGAAAGCTAGGCAAAAAATACACGAATGAAGATGCAGAAAACTATCTACATCTATGGTATGTAGTAGGTCAGCTTTTAGGAATTGAGAAAAAAATATTGCCACAAACAATGAAAGAAGCTGTTTTTCTATCTCAAAATACCGAAATGCGTCATTTTAAGTCTTCACATGTTGGAAATGTTCTGACACAAACTTTGCTTTCTCATTTTGATGATATTTTACCTCCTCTTGTTCCTAGAAGTTATATTCATAGTTATATGCGTTTTCTTTTGGGAGACAGAACGTGTGATTTGCTAGGTGTTCCTGCTGCTAACTGGACAAAATATATGGTAGAAACTTTGCCTATTATCCAAACCATGAAAACTAGCTTTGGTAAAAGTCCACATCCTATTCGTTCGTATTGGGAAGCTCGCAATATGATTGCTGGGCAAGCAAAAGAAATGTAG